DNA sequence from the Candidatus Rokuibacteriota bacterium genome:
ACCGCGCTCAGCGACGCGGCGAGCAGCGCGAAGTAGGCGAAGGCCATCAGGACCGGCGTCACCAGCAGGAGGCGGAAGTCGGCTACGAAGCCAACCGGGCCGTCTGCTACACGCATGCGCGCGGGCCGGCCCACGACGGCCAGCGCCGGCTGCCGCGCGAGGAAGAAGGCCACCGCCAGCCCGAGCGCCCCAGCGCTCGCCAGCGCCACGCGCCAGCCGAAGGCCGCCGTGAGTCCCCCCACCACCGCCGGCGCCAGGGCCCAGCCGATATTGCCCGAGATACTGTGGGTGCTGTACGCCCGGCCCAGCCGACGCGAATCGACCGTGGCGTTCATGATCGAGTAGTCGGCCGGATGAAAGACGCTGTTGCCGAGGCCTGCCAGCAGGATTACGGCCACCAGCATCCCGTACGAGGGGCTGAGCCCGGCCAGGACGATGGCGCTCGCGAAGAGGCTGAGTCCGCCCACCAGGATGCGCCGCGCTCCGAACCGGTCCACCAGGAACCCCGAGACCAGCTGGCCCACGGCCGAGGCGCTGTAAAAGAGCGTCATCAGCACGCCCAGCGCCACGTAGGGCACGTTGAAGACCGCCCGCAGCAGCGGGAAGAGCGGCGGCAGCGTGAGCTGGAGGAAGTGGCTCAGGAAATGGGCGCCGCTGACAAGGGTTATGATCTCGATGTCGGAGCCGGTGCGTTCCCCGCGGCCGTCCCGCTCGAGGGGGAGCGTGCGAGAGCTCACGCCGGGATGATAGCAGATTCCGCGCGCGCGCGGGGGCGGACGCGTGAAACCTGATT
Encoded proteins:
- a CDS encoding MFS transporter, which encodes MSSRTLPLERDGRGERTGSDIEIITLVSGAHFLSHFLQLTLPPLFPLLRAVFNVPYVALGVLMTLFYSASAVGQLVSGFLVDRFGARRILVGGLSLFASAIVLAGLSPSYGMLVAVILLAGLGNSVFHPADYSIMNATVDSRRLGRAYSTHSISGNIGWALAPAVVGGLTAAFGWRVALASAGALGLAVAFFLARQPALAVVGRPARMRVADGPVGFVADFRLLLVTPVLMAFAYFALLAASLSAVQTFSVSVLVAVYAAPLGLASGALTAYLGGSAAGILTGGVLADRTSRHHVVAGGGMLLAAVLTLVLASGAPPLALLAPLMAAIGFAKGATAPSRDLIVRAATPAAASGKVFGFVYSGLDLGALAMPPVYGWLVDRGDPRAVFLVAAGLMVLTIATVLEVRRQGVIARGRGTRW